The genome window TGATCAGGATAATATCGCTCATGTACTCTCCATACTTGATCCCGCAAACAAAAaggctcttcctccagattTTGATATCAGGGTCCCGAGCGCAAAGGCCACTCAGGTAATCAATGTCTTAGTGAACGTCACGATTCCCGATCATTGGGAATATCTGAAGGAGACAAAGGGCGAAGCTAGTAAACTACGAGGCATGTTCTTGCGATGTTTCAGCAGCGTTGCTGGACTGAGTTGCTTGGTCACTCAGCTTCGATCTCTGATTCCCGCAGCACGAGCAGCACCTCAAAATGCGGAAGGATCGAGTAATCGTATTCGACTTGCAGAGATTCTGTCGGTTATCTCTGCCCTGCTGAAACCGGCAGACTTTCTGTTGCGCCTTTACAATGACATCGATGCTATTTACACTAATGAAACCCAGAAGCAGCTAGCTTGGAAGGAGCTTATTGCTCTTCTTGGTGCCAGCAAAGTCCTACCTGCTGCCGCAGAAGCACTGAGCTTAATAAAAGACTTTACAGGCCTCGCGAAGCTCTCTTGGCTTGGTGAAGGAACTCAATATGCTTCTTGGTTGGGGTTGAATGTATGTCAGATGGTCTCGAGGATTAATCCTAACAACGACGCGGGTCTAAAAGCAGCTGCTCTTCTAATGGCGCGGTCATTAAGTATTGGCTACACAGGTTAAGTCCTACGATCCTTTAGCAGCTTGTTCTTACTAACTCATTATCAAGATCACCTTGTAAGGGAAATCTATTCGGGCCTTCTACTAGACAGAGCTCTTCCAACACATTTTGACTCTTTCTACGACAAACTTCGGCCTACTGACCAACTGGCGTTTCTCGAGTCAGTCTTCCGCGACCTGCAGAAGAGGTTTTTTCCGGTTAGCATCTCCTACCTGGACTTTGCGAATACGTCCGACCAAACCGTTGAAGGAGTTGCGGCCTTGTGCTCAATCATCATTTGCAAACGTCCACACCTAGTGAGTCAGCTAGCAGACTGGCTTGCAAAAGGTCAAGCTGGCTCAATACATACTGTCGGTCTTCGCCGAGCGCTACTAGCAGCTTTATCGGATAGAAAGGGTAACGTCTTCCGGGGTGCGCGGCCTCTGAGATTCAACTAATAGATGTTTTTCAGATATAATTCAAAATTTGCTCTCTAGTAGCCTCGAACAATCTGGCGATAAGTTTTACATCAGACACGCCCCGATGAGCAGTCAAGAAGGTAATCCGGAAACCCATTGTCCGAATGTCAAAGCTTGCGCTAATATTTATCAGCCAATGCTCAAGTTGTTCTCTTGGCTGCTGGGTGCCTTCAACGGCTGGATAGCTGTGCAGTCAAGGACACAGGGCGTTCTAGTATTTTTCTGAACACCGTCTCGAATCGTTTAGCAGCCTCGGCCTCCAAAGCCCGCCTTCTCGGTATGATCATCGGCACCGCAATCTCGCAACTCATTGAGGAGCCGGGAAAAGCTATGAaatttgatcttgaagaaatGGAAAGCGACGAAGCAGTCTCGTATCTGGACTTAGTCAAAAAGGCAGATCGCGTGGGAAGATTGGATTATATCAGAATATCGGAAGAACAATCAGCTAAGGAGCATCGTCCGCCCGCTCAAGGACCATCTTCTACGCGAACTGTGGGCGCGCAAGCGTCCACCACACAATCGGTCAAGATTGTGTCAATAGAAGAGATTGGGGATTCGGAGAATGATGAGagcgaagaggatgatgatctaATACCGTACGAGAAGCCTGACGAGGACCCATCGGATTCCGACGATGACCCGACCCTTGTACAACGCAACAAACCGACACCACCAGTGTAAGTTGACAGGACTGCATTACAATAGATACAGATGTCTGACTCTAACAGATACATTCGCGATTTGATAACTGGCTTGCGGGACACGGAGAACCTCGAACGATTTGAATTGGCCGTAACCACTGCCCCTACTCTGATTAGACGCAAGACTGGCTTCGGAACCGAGCTGGCTGAAAatgtggaggagctggctCTTGTCCTGGTCGGACTGCAGGAGCAGACTAAACTCCCTAAGTTCCATGAATGTCGGTTACAGAGTATGATTGCCTTAATTGTATCGCAACCGCTGAAAATGGGCCGCTGGTTCGCTGCGGTATTCTTCGATGGAGATTTGTCCCAGACCCAGCGGTCCGCAGTCCTCACGGCGTTGGGTCTAAGCGCTCGCCAGTTAGCAGGAAAcagcgaggaagatgttCGCACACTTGGATTGCCGATCTTGCCCGACACTTCCTTCCCAACCAGGAGGCTGCCGGCAAACGTGGAGGACTTATATCTGACCAATGATTCCCCCATCGCGAGTCTCACAAAGACCCTCTCAAAAGCGTCACTTGAACCAATTGCAGCTCAAGCTGCGGACGCCGCGTCTGGTCCGAATGCACTCAAGGTGCGAACATTTTCGTCACGAATGGAGGTCGAGAAGAAACGCCAGCAGCGACAAGCGCAGCGACAAAAGTCGACGGTCGGGGACCTTCACAGAGTCTTATCAGAGGGCTTCTTCTATCCTCTAACAGCTCGTTttgcattgatgatgacgcAATTCTCCTCGTAAGAACTCAAGTTTTTCCTTTATATCTGACGGACCCAAAATTGACAGATTCCTCTATCACAGGTCAACCGCACCCTCGTACAACCCTTTTCTGATTCCGCATCTCCTctgtctcttcatccagaCACTAACACTCATCCTTTCCACCATGGGGCCCCACAACCCGTACCTTCCTAATCTCACTCAGGAGACGTTGACTTTTCTCCTCTCGCTCTACACGAGACCGCTTTCGGAGGACCCTTCGATCGTCTCCGCACTGCTCTCGCTGTTCCTCGCAGTACTGGATTTGAACGTCGCGTCAGGCTCCTCCGGCGAGGAACGACTCGTCACTGAATTTGCGACTCAAGTAATCGAGCTGCGCGAGTGGGCTGGGTCGGTTTTTGACCGAACTCCGGCGGCACAGGGGGTGGATGACCCTCGGGAACAGGTCAGACTATTGGCTGCAGGAGTCATGGTGAAATTGGGTGAAGTAACGGAGAGATACCAAGGGCGGTTAATGGGTGTCAACTCTGGATTTAAGTATTAGATCTAAATAGTCCATAATTGATATGtctgaaaatgaagaaagTACTTACGCATTGACAAGATAGTGGGACAACTGAGCAAGTCAATATACATAGGTTATCGATGATCGTAACAACATTTCGTGATTTACGTTGACAGGATCGTTATTGAATTAGTCCATATACAGGACACTGGCCCCGTCGAATTTGCCAGTCCGAAAACATGCCTCTCATCCCTCGGTCTTTGCGAAACTTCCCTTCTCGATAGCTGCCTCCATCATTCGAtcgccgttgatgatgctCGTTGTGCAAATGACAATCCGTCGGCGGGGGGCCTCCTGAGCTGCGATGAATCGCAGTGCAGCAATCTCCGTGAAGGTCGCTCCACCTAGGAGGAATACATATACAATCTTGGTGGCATTGTTGCCGCTCAGCGTCTGTCGCGCACGAACTGCCTTATCATCTCCCTTCTGAACAATGCTGAAAGTCGCGCCACGGGCGCTCTTTACCACGTCTTCGAATCCGAGCCAGCCGGGGGATGCAGTGCTTGCAGGGGTGGAGGTAGCAGAGGCAGCACCGCCCTTGACGAGTGAGAATATATAGGGTTTCTGCAGAACGCATTGGACAAGACGAATGCTGAGTGGAGCGAAGCCGCTGTAGACGTAGGCAATGTCGTTCGGGTCTTTCTCACTGACTTCTTCCACCAGCAGGCGTAGGTTCTTCCGTAAGTAGTTATAATTTGTCTTAGTTCCTGGCTGAGCACCAGCAGTCGGAATAAGCATGGTGGCAGCCGAGGAACGGGGCTGCAGGAGCTCCATTTTCTCCAGGGCAGAGAAGGTCAGTATGTGCTGATGTCCGTAGGCGTGGACAATCTGCTTCTTGAAATTCTCGAGATCTCGAGAACGGAGTCCGCCTGACATGCACGACTCCAGGCACAGCAGACGGAGAACAGTCTTAAGAGGCACATCCCGGGCAATCAACTCTTCGATGGTATCATGTTGATACGTTGGGTCAGTGCCCGCAGCATTATTTTGCTGGACTTCAAGAACTTTGCGAAAAATATCTGAACGCGTGTTTCTCATTATCTCTTGGGCGAGGTTCGTATGAACGCGAAGACTTTGGTGTTCCAATTGATAAGCTGGCAGTTTATTCACGAATTCGCGTAGCTCTGAAGCCGTCTTGGCCGCATGACGAGTCTCATACTCGCTTTCTAGACGCCGCGCCACCTTATTCAGAATATCGCCGACTATGGCAAAGTTTGCATCACGCACTTGGCTAAACAGCTGATCAGAAGAGTCCAGTTGAATCTTCCGCTTCTGCCCCTGCTTTAGGGTTTGTTGGGGAGCCTTGGAAGACTCCTGCGCCTGGGGAACAGAGTTGGCTCCAACGATAGCCGTATCAACATCTGCCTGGTTATTCTTGATCCCGACAAACTCATCAATTAAGCCCTCATACGTGAGCTGCGTGAGTAGTGGAGTGCCGAAGTCCACCATCCGGTCAATGATGATCAGACTTTCGGTACTCGCGCTGGGCAGAAGTCCTCTTGCAGAAGGGCCCCTCAAACCGGAGCTCTCTTCAGCATCGAGCTCCTTTCTCATCCGCAACAGAAGGTCTGCGAGTCGGCGCGCGTGATCTCCCTTCCCAATGATTCGAGGAAAATAACCATGTCTTTGCTGAATATCCATGAGAGCCTTTGCGGCGAGGAAGATACAACCTGGATCTTTATGCTGCGTGATGATAAGCAAATGGGTTGCAGTGAGACAATATTTCTGGTTCTTACCAAGTAGAGATCACCGAAGGAGTCGTCCAATTCCAGGGAAAGGACATCTTGTTCGAGAGGTACAAAATACAGGGGAAACTCGAAGATATTCACATCGCCAATGATTCCTGCATCTTCAAGGATCTTATTGCTTACAAATGTTCGTCTGGGTAGCCAAAATATGAAAAATTCATGCTCAACATTGCCGTTCTGCTGTAGACGCTTGATTTGCTCTATAGTGGAATGTCAGCTCATTCTGATGGCATTCTATCGGACATTTCAGAGAAAGAAAGCCTTAGGGATGAGCTCCAGCAGTAGCCCTCTTGATGAGGGCATGGAATGTTTGATATAGGGAACTTGACTGACTACGTAGAGTGTGGATGATTCTGCGTAATCTACTGATGTCCCATGTGTCCTGTCCTCGAAAGGAGGCCAGACAGATAATGCAGGCAATGGTTTACAAGAAATAGAGCCAAGATGACATACCTGCTACTATTTGCACCTGGCGTATCTTCTCAGCATGGATTAGGAAGACGACATTCCGTTGGGATGAGTCCACATTGGCATTCTCGAGCAGAAAGACTCGATCTACGCCGTATTCTTGGAGTTGGGAAAATTTGACAAAAATCCCGACTGGGCCTGCCAGATTTTGGCTGATGACAAGATTCTTCTTACCACGCACCTGCACGTGTAGTTCTGATTTAGCTCAAGTTCGGTTACCAGTAACATCGATGCTGTTGATAAGGGGACAACTAGGAAGGAGCCTCACTCACGCCTTCAAGGAGGGTCAACAAGTCCCTCCGCGCCTTGTCCTTGATATAGTCAGCATCAGACCCAGGATATGGCGCCATGGTTGCTGTAGAGCCTCCCAGACGTGGTGGTTTCTCAGcaaacaagagaagaaaacAGGCAGAGAGAACAGGAGTACAGTTGCAGCTATTTCTGAGGCGTCAAATTCGGCTCAGCCATCCCAGCTAAACTATAATTGAATTAGCGCCTGCCACCGCCTGTCCCTGCGCCACAATACATGTCTCATACATTGTTACCACACGTCTTACTGAGACATCCCCAGCCTACTCACCTATTGCTGTATTTGTTTTACAGGTTCGGGTCTCGACTCTCCCCTCAATTTAGATTATTTGCCTGAAACTCCCCTGAGCGTCTCAACTACATTTAACACCTTCTCAGCTTCAGCCACTACCCCTTCTCATTTTGACTGTTGTGAACACTTCCATTGTCTTTTTCGCTTTTCGTGCTGTCTGCGATTTCTTCTGATACCCCTTCTATTCCTACACCTACCTGACAATCTGCAATGGGCTTATTCAAGAAGTccggcgacgatgatgactcGTCCAACCGCCGGGCCCTTTTTGGTTCCCGATCCAAGAGCAAgagtccagctcctcctgcgAACCCATATGCGAAGCCAGCACCAATTGACCCGTATACCAGAGCCAAAATGAACGCTGGAGTAGCCCCTCTTCCGCCCTCTGAACAGCCTGCTGGATCAGGCTCGACGAAAGGACGCTCTCCCATCAGCACCCCTGCACCTGGAGGCATCCCAGGCGATAACAAGATTCAAGGCTATGCTCCCAACCAGTATGGCAATCAAGGCGGATACGGCGCTGATCGATTTGGTAATGCTGGTGGTGCCTCGACCTCCCGATACGGCCCTGGTGGTTATGGAGGATTAGGCAGCACCGATCCGAATGACCCCACAGCAGCAGATAGGGACGCACTTTTTGGAGGAGCTAGGGACCGGgtacaacagcagcaacagaatggtcctcctcctccatactCAGAACCGAACAATGCTTACGGCGGCGGAAGCAATGAGTACAACACTTCCACGTATCAGGAGAGACAGCTCACtgcggaagaagaggaagaggaggaaattcAGAACATCAAGCAGGAGATGCGATTCATCAAGCAAGGCGATGTCGCATCGACTCGCAATGCTCTGCGCGTGGCTGCGCAGGCTGAGGAAACCGGCCGCGAAACGCTCGCCCGCCTTGGGGCCCAAGGGGAAAGAATTCATGACACCGAGAAAGCCTTGGATGTTGCCGCTATCGAGGGCCGACTtgctgaagagaaagcaaaggaGCTGAAAACTCTCAATAAGAGCATGTTCGCGGTGCACGTGTCAAACCCATTTACTAGCGCCAGGAGACGACGGGAACGAGACGAGAAGATCATTGAGACCCATCGTGCTGAACGGGCAACTCGGGAAGGCACGCGCAATGAGGCATATCAGACCAACCAGAGAATGGAGCGCACATTCAGGGAGATTGAAAGAGAAGCAGGTAAACCGCGTGGCAAGAGCAGGACCAATGTCACGGAGCGTGCCAAGTATCAATTTGAGGCAGACAGTGAGGATGAAGCTatggaggatgagatcgagCAGAATCTGGATCTTCTGTCCGGTGCTGCCAGTCGCCTGAATGGACTTGCTCGTGCCACAGGCCGCGAACTTGACGAGCAGAACAGACACCTAGAACGGATCATGGGCAAGGTAAGTGTTCCAGCGTGCTTCTCTAGTGCCTGTGGACTTACTGACTTGCTGCAGAGCGATTTCGTCGACGACCAAATTGCTATGAATCGGGCCAAGCTGGACCGTATTCATTAAGGGTCTGCTCGTCTATTCATATTTAGTTGTGTGGATGCACTCGTAGGCCGCCTGGTGCAGTCGACGTCGGTTGATGATTCACATCTCGATCTATAAGCTTTCTGTGCATATCATTGTCTACCATTTCTCGGCGTTCCCGGCTTTGTGGCTCGTTGGAGCATCCATATTCAGTGTTCGAGCTAGCTGTATATTCGCGAGACCGATCACTCTGATTCATAGAACCCATCAATCTAATTACTAACTCGAGCAACGATTTGCTGTTTCTTCGTCGGAGCTGTTTGAATGACATCGTGTCTGGGATGCGAGGCTTGCACTATTTGATTGTCTTTCAAAGGTGGTCCGCTACATCAATGCTACGCCCCAAGGATGAGATAGTTCTTAACTCTCCTTCCCACTGCCGATACTTAGATCCTACACGGCCTCCCACCAGCTAGACGCAGTTTCTTATACCATCTAACGTTCTTTCAGTGCCCAGAATATTATCAGCCCATCGCATGTTAAAGCCGAGGACATAAAGTCCGTTGTCTTTTCACTGGCTGATCACTATCCGTTCAGCCATCTACCCCTCTATGACCAGCACCGGATCTGCAGTTCATTCGAGAGTTCCTCTAAGCACAGCAGGCATGCATGAAATCCGTTTTCAAAACGACAACGCAGTCTATACTTCATTGTCATGCTCGCCTACAGAGGACAGGGTACAGACTATAGTACTACCCCACCTCCTCACTCTGCACGAccaacagcatcatctttgatCAAGAGTCAACTTTGTAAAGATGGAGTAACCCACCCCTCCTAAACCCCGAACACACCAATACTCAAACACCAACACTGCGTGCCATCCACTCAAAAAATATCTCCACCAACTGGTCAACTCGTCTTTGCCATGTACCCGATGCCAAGCATATCACAAGAGAAGGTGCCGCGTAAGCCATTCTCCACTCCTCCTTGTCATGTGCGGCATTGCAGTCTTGGCAGCAGTCCCTGATTTGAACTGCTTTGAAAATATTGACCCTGATTGGGTCATGGCTGTGGGCATTCCACTCATAAGCAGTTGGAGAGTTGTTCTCGCATTCATGATTGGGCATGAGTTCCTGATGGGCTCCCACCCGTCTCTCACAAGCCAGATTGAGCAGGCCAAGAAAGAAGTTAGGGAACAAGTTGGACAATCATTCCTTAAAGAGGTGATGAGGCTCGAGCGTGAAGGGCCTGATGCGGGAAGGTTTTACTtgtggctttttctttgctccTTTTTGGGGTTGGAGGACAGGACCCTTGGAGTTGAGACAACTGGATAAGGTACCTATGGAGTAGGAGTACGTACTACGGACTCCGTAGCTCTAACCAAGCACAAATCAATATGTTGACCTTGATTCTGATGTTCACTGGTTCTGACTCACCATTCTGGACCAGGAAACCTGCTCCCTAAGAATGAAACAGGGGCAATAGTGCTGTGAGCGACGGAGTATCCAGTTAGACCACGGCATGGGTCATATTTCGCCTGCGTTGTGTATTTCTTGTTGCTATAGCTCATGTACGGTCCATTGGATATTGTCCGCGAATGTGTGTACGTACTCTCTCTTTATAGAGATGGATTTGAGTGGTCAAGTCTCATTCTTGTttctctacagagtatatgtACTCCACAAAGCAGCATGCATTGTACCTACGTGAAAGCCTGCTGTGGAATAATAAGACAGACAGACTgacatacatacatacatacatacatacataccgACATGCATACCTATTACTTCAGAACGTACATTCAGCTGTTAGTACAGTCCTAGACTCCTGTAGCATAATTCTAGCAAGATCCACTCTTCGTCGGTGGTTAGCTTGTTATGGAATTGTCTGGTCTACGATCTATTGCTCCCTCTCGTGTTCCCCATCTAACATTCAAGGGTGCGACAACTAGCAAGGAATTTAAATCTGATGAGTCCGTAAGAAGAGGTTATTGTTGTCTTTCCGAAAAAAGTGTATCGCAAGCGTTTTACCCATGGTCTCGGGTTTATGTGAGGTTACAGTAGATACTTCGTTCATGGAGGAAACATGTAACTTGGGAAATCTCTTCGACTATTCAATGACACTAAGAACGTCTCTTTTCATAGCCTTCGCATAAAATTAGCTATCGAGCCATAGGACAACAATACGCCGTAGCACATGCTCAAGGATCTCCTCCCAAACGTGTAGCCAATGACATAGGCCAAGGAAAGCTTTCCGCCCACATTTCTGCACACTGGGATAAGTGATGAGAACTACTCCTCTCACTCTTGGCCCAACTGCTGCCGAGGAGTGTTTTGAGAGCTTGCTCCTAGTTCAGGGGTCTCTTCAATTTAATTAACGACTTCTATGTTGAGTCAGACATGATTACGAAGTTGTTGTTGGGTAGCCTGCAACAGAAATACAGGGATGCTTATCCTATGACTCAAAACGGCTGTGGTAATTAGGAATGCCGAACTAATCGAATACGATACTTTACGAGGTCATGCTTGCAAGGGTCGACTCTGGTGCATCTCAATTACTATGAATCAGTTTATTTAAACTCAGGCAATTCAAGTATTTTGGTTGAGAATACACTTCCCAGGTTCACATCCAAAGGGAACCTCATGACAGCTATAGATAAGTAGATATGGCGACGGGTAATCTCTTTCTCTAGTAGTATGGGCGACCTCGCAATGCTAACTGCAACAGTAATCTCCGTTTTGGAAGGGCCCAAGTCTGAACTCAAAATCGACCAGTCTGTTGGTGCCCAGTGGGCCGAGGGCGAAGACCAAAATTGATGCCAAACTAGGGCCCGCCTGAAGTTCTGAACTAAAGCTTTGTCACTAAGCCTGTATCCATCTGGCTTAGCCTCTTCCGTCTGAAATTATCCTCAACATCAAGTCGCGACAGGCCAAGAAATCAGGCGGCGTGTTTCAAAATGCAGCTAGGTGCAACATCCTCAAAGTAGTAGTGAAAGTGGGGTCAGCCAGGATCGCACGAAGGGTTTTAGGTAAGGCAAACGGGCTTTGCGGGGTTCTAATCCAACAAATGAATGGTGGCAGAGACTTGGATTTAATGCACTGTGATCAAAATATTCTGCAGTTTAGGAAtctctctacggagtattgttGAGCAAGCTACTTCTTCAGGATTTAGTAACTTTTTCGCAGTGTATACATTTCGACACTCACAAGGTATTTTAACGACATTTGGAGGAGAAATGAATCAATCCATCCCTAGCCGTACAGTGCTGAGCAATTAGGAAACAATACATACGAGATCCATGCTGACATATTGTAAGCTAAGGTAAGGCAAGTTATTCAGGTCCTCATTCCCAATTGAGCTGGCATGCCAAAATAAGGGAAAGCACCAAGATGTGCACGCGTCAGCTCTGGTGGAGTTCCAAACATCATTGGTCTGTAATTTAAATGCCAAGCTCGGCTATCGACTATCTGCCGTCTCTGGGAGAGCTTGGCTGCAGTGGCTGCATGCCACCCCCGTCTGCCGTCAGGGAAAACCAAATCACAAAATAAAAATAACATATTCACAAATTGCAAATTTAATTTTGAGAGTGGGGTTTCTAATACCTGCTATCTTAGACCAACGCTAAACCATGTGTGGTGATCTTCATGGTTCAGGCAGGTTGGTTCCGACAACTACTGCATAGCCTATCAGAATTTGAGTAATCCATGCTGGTTAATTAATTCTTCATGTCCTTATTTTTGCCAAGGTACATCTTTTGCTTAACTAGTCATCAGGATCAATAGTTCATAATAACAGTATGAAAACAGCTTTGCCTTTAACCTATCTCCTGCTGTGCGTCCGCAAGGTCCTTTTTGTGTATCACAGAAGGCTTGTCTTCACCCACTCGATTCAGGAAATAAGCTCTTTCTACTTGTGGTTAGCAATATTTTGGCTCAGACACCAGGTGGGATGAGCCACAGTTTGCCCCTTTGTGTGTAGTTTCCCCTGTATAATGGTACACTACGCCCAAAACCGCAAAAGAACACCAGATAGAACGCACAGTCATCTTCCATCAGTTCTAGCTACCTTGGCACTAACCTCATCACATCTTCGGGGATCATTTGAAAAGTGTTTCCCGTTCGGGCTTCTGTGAGAACTCTGAAGATTCGACTGTGGGATTTGCACGCAGCTGCTTCGGGTCCGAGGTTTTGGACTTTGGAATCTGTTGTGAGCTCTGAAGGCTTATGAAGGCTTTTAGTATGTGAAAATCCACTTGACGCCTGTGGCCTGAGTAATCTGAAATCCAGACTGGCGTCCAAAACGTCCTGTCAGCTGCGAGGCATTGTCAATCATGACGATCTGCCGATTGGAAAACATGGATTTGGCCCTCGTGCAACTGACACTGACTGGTAGATAGAAGTTCAAGAGTTCTTACCTCTACGAAGGATATGCAAAAGTTCACCCTAGTAGCTACAGCCGATCTGCGGATGCACTTTATCAAGCTCATCATTGAGATACAGCACACCAAGGGATACGGAATAAATAATCAAATTGATCCCATAGGGATCCGAATCTATATAACAATCCTGAGTATAACTGAAGATGTTACGCCCTCGTACTTAGCCCAGTGGCCCTTTCATAGACTATTCCAATAGAGCTTGATAGATTGTTCTTTGATGAATGAAATAGTCATTATCAGACTCCTTTACAATTATAGGCTGTAGCTTCCCAGTGCAATAAATTAACAATGTCGAACTCCTCTTGGTGGCTTCACATCCAATGATCCTGAAAAGCCCTGTCTGCTTCAGATTGAACCATACTAAATGTTTGCATGCATCCTTAGGTAGACTCTCTGTTCACTATGTTTATTAAGTTTCAGGAGAGGGCTATCATTAGGGTTTACGGAGGTCGTCCGTAATTGCAAATTATCACACTGTAGAAAGTGGCCGACTCAACTCCTGGCCTGTAACTAAAGAGCGAACCTCAAGAATCAATCCTGGCTCTTCGGCATTCAGCACGGTATTAAAATTAAGTAGCTGAAATATTATTGATCCAGTTGGCAGGCATTGAACCCCAGAGTCAGCATAGTTTCGTTGGATAACCCGGCTTACTGTAGTAGCAAGCCACAGAGTTGGGTTCTGAGACTCTGAAGTCTCTGACAGGGACCCCTGAACCAAATACTTCATGGATTAGGAAAGAAGGCCAGTAACAAAGGAGACAGTTAGATACTAGTTTGCTCGTTTTGACAGGTCATATTCCTACTGAGCTGCCTGATTAGGAACCTGCACTCGATTTTGGGTTTAGAGTCAAGGCTGTTTGTGTGGCTTCATTTTCTGATTGGTCAGAAACCCTTGAAGGTGTTACGCGGTTTTGGAGATGATGTGCCGTGTCTGCCCCACATTATTCCTGGAAGGGTAGGCAGCGACTTACTAAAAGAGGGTTAGATAAATCCATGTGTGTGGGACAGGTGCGGGAGTCTCACAAATTAAGTTCACTTACCAACCCACAAGCTCTGTGCGAGAAGCGGTGAGGAACTGGTTAGAGCCTTGAATCCATCAACTTCAGGTTGTTAGCCTTGTTGTGTGGGAAGGTGGAGCTGTTCATTTTGACAACCACTTAGAAGAGACAGACCAGTAAATATGACTTCTCTCAGAGCACTCTGCATCATGATTATGGAACTAAATACTCAACAAAGTGTGCTCCAATATGCAAAGTGCTTTCTGATTCTATAGGATGACCTTGAAATCTGGATGTTGTTCTACATATAGAAACACAGACATATGGAAACAGAACCTAACGACGCTTCTACGTATGGATTCTGCAGATTAAATTTCTATATAACTGTTAGTGTTGGCGCACTTGCCATTTAGGACATGGGCCTGGCCTACCAATTTCACtattcatcaatcatcatacTCTAGTTTTGACCCCACACTCGGAGACTGTTCTTTATGGATTATCTACAGTCGTCACATATCTCCAACTATTGAGTGGATAGACCAAGTGAGCCGTAACACAGGGTCGGTGACTGTGGTGATGTGATTGCGACATACAAGCATGCATTCTGTTTCCCTACACCTTAATCCCATAGCTCAAAATGGATACACGTTATTCGGGAACTTAGGTTCAAGAGCCGCCTAGTCTTCAATGTGGATCAATAATGTCAGTCCGGAATTCTTCTCATTTTCCCA of Aspergillus fumigatus Af293 chromosome 2, whole genome shotgun sequence contains these proteins:
- a CDS encoding telomere length regulation TEL2 family protein, which codes for MEALTTVNITTRDSGSNLSPAAEKISLDGLQNRQTGSAARLDNNATSSDHILAVLKSKPDQDNIAHVLSILDPANKKALPPDFDIRVPSAKATQVINVLVNVTIPDHWEYLKETKGEASKLRGMFLRCFSSVAGLSCLVTQLRSLIPAARAAPQNAEGSSNRIRLAEILSVISALLKPADFLLRLYNDIDAIYTNETQKQLAWKELIALLGASKVLPAAAEALSLIKDFTGLAKLSWLGEGTQYASWLGLNVCQMVSRINPNNDAGLKAAALLMARSLSIGYTDHLVREIYSGLLLDRALPTHFDSFYDKLRPTDQLAFLESVFRDLQKRFFPVSISYLDFANTSDQTVEGVAALCSIIICKRPHLVSQLADWLAKGQAGSIHTVGLRRALLAALSDRKDIIQNLLSSSLEQSGDKFYIRHAPMSSQEANAQVVLLAAGCLQRLDSCAVKDTGRSSIFLNTVSNRLAASASKARLLGMIIGTAISQLIEEPGKAMKFDLEEMESDEAVSYLDLVKKADRVGRLDYIRISEEQSAKEHRPPAQGPSSTRTVGAQASTTQSVKIVSIEEIGDSENDESEEDDDLIPYEKPDEDPSDSDDDPTLVQRNKPTPPVYIRDLITGLRDTENLERFELAVTTAPTLIRRKTGFGTELAENVEELALVLVGLQEQTKLPKFHECRLQSMIALIVSQPLKMGRWFAAVFFDGDLSQTQRSAVLTALGLSARQLAGNSEEDVRTLGLPILPDTSFPTRRLPANVEDLYLTNDSPIASLTKTLSKASLEPIAAQAADAASGPNALKVRTFSSRMEVEKKRQQRQAQRQKSTVGDLHRVLSEGFFYPLTARFALMMTQFSSSTAPSYNPFLIPHLLCLFIQTLTLILSTMGPHNPYLPNLTQETLTFLLSLYTRPLSEDPSIVSALLSLFLAVLDLNVASGSSGEERLVTEFATQVIELREWAGSVFDRTPAAQGVDDPREQVRLLAAGVMVKLGEVTERYQGRLMGVNSGFKY
- a CDS encoding Sec1 family protein, which codes for MAPYPGSDADYIKDKARRDLLTLLEGVRGKKNLVISQNLAGPVGIFVKFSQLQEYGVDRVFLLENANVDSSQRNVVFLIHAEKIRQVQIVAEQIKRLQQNGNVEHEFFIFWLPRRTFVSNKILEDAGIIGDVNIFEFPLYFVPLEQDVLSLELDDSFGDLYLHKDPGCIFLAAKALMDIQQRHGYFPRIIGKGDHARRLADLLLRMRKELDAEESSGLRGPSARGLLPSASTESLIIIDRMVDFGTPLLTQLTYEGLIDEFVGIKNNQADVDTAIVGANSVPQAQESSKAPQQTLKQGQKRKIQLDSSDQLFSQVRDANFAIVGDILNKVARRLESEYETRHAAKTASELREFVNKLPAYQLEHQSLRVHTNLAQEIMRNTRSDIFRKVLEVQQNNAAGTDPTYQHDTIEELIARDVPLKTVLRLLCLESCMSGGLRSRDLENFKKQIVHAYGHQHILTFSALEKMELLQPRSSAATMLIPTAGAQPGTKTNYNYLRKNLRLLVEEVSEKDPNDIAYVYSGFAPLSIRLVQCVLQKPYIFSLVKGGAASATSTPASTASPGWLGFEDVVKSARGATFSIVQKGDDKAVRARQTLSGNNATKIVYVFLLGGATFTEIAALRFIAAQEAPRRRIVICTTSIINGDRMMEAAIEKGSFAKTEG
- a CDS encoding putative plasma membrane SNARE protein (Sec9) yields the protein MGLFKKSGDDDDSSNRRALFGSRSKSKSPAPPANPYAKPAPIDPYTRAKMNAGVAPLPPSEQPAGSGSTKGRSPISTPAPGGIPGDNKIQGYAPNQYGNQGGYGADRFGNAGGASTSRYGPGGYGGLGSTDPNDPTAADRDALFGGARDRVQQQQQNGPPPPYSEPNNAYGGGSNEYNTSTYQERQLTAEEEEEEEIQNIKQEMRFIKQGDVASTRNALRVAAQAEETGRETLARLGAQGERIHDTEKALDVAAIEGRLAEEKAKELKTLNKSMFAVHVSNPFTSARRRRERDEKIIETHRAERATREGTRNEAYQTNQRMERTFREIEREAGKPRGKSRTNVTERAKYQFEADSEDEAMEDEIEQNLDLLSGAASRLNGLARATGRELDEQNRHLERIMGKSDFVDDQIAMNRAKLDRIH